From the genome of Eublepharis macularius isolate TG4126 chromosome 4, MPM_Emac_v1.0, whole genome shotgun sequence:
TCGTGCTGTGTTGCAGAGTGGGACAGCCATTGCTCCCTGGGCTTGGGTGAGTCCTGAGGAAGCAAAGAAGagagccctggccctggcccagcAAATGGGCTGTGCAGGAGATGAGGACACTGCCATAGTGAGTTGCTTGCAGGGAAAAGAAGCGGAAGAATTTCAGAAGGTTGTGGATCCCAAGGCCATTTTGAGTCCTCCCTTCATACCAACAACAGATGGAGAGTTCCTTCCAGATGATCCACAGGCACTTCTGGAGTCTAAGCACTTTCATTCTAAACCTATTATGATTGGTGCTACCTCTGATGATGGGTCCATCTTTGTCTTCTATGCTGGTTCTTTCTTACATACGTCCAACGACAGCCTTTTGACCTGGGAGCAGCTCTTGGAGGGGCTTAAGTTGTATATACCCAATGCAACAGATGACTTCATCCAAGCTATTGCTGCGAGGTACAGCAAAGAGGAACCTGAGGGCCCAGCCCGGTATCGTTCTGCCATGTCCCAAGCCTGTGGAGATTACATGTTTGTATGTCCAGAAAATGAAGTTGCCACAAAGATCACAAAGAGCGGAAGCCCTGTGTATGCATATACTTTCACCCATCGCAGCATTGGATCAGTATGGCCTGAATGGTTGGGATCAATGCATGGATCTGAGATCCCATATCTTTTTGGAACCCTGACACTGTTAATGGGAACCAATGAAACTCATACAGGGGCAGAGTTAGCACTAATCCCCCGAGTGATGCGGTACTGGGCGGAGTTTGCCAGAAGCGGGTAAGCAAAACTGTTCACTTACAGATGTTCACCATCCCTGGCCCAGAAGATACAGAAGGCAGCACTTCCCTAAGGTTTCTTTGTCACAAATGTGTTAGGAACTGGCATGCATTTTAAATACTGGCCAGTTTTTGTTGTGTCTAAAAAGAAACTGCCTTCTTTTTAATTTGAAATAATCTCACCTACATGCATTAGTTTTATTCATGTATTCATTTGAGACTTTTCTTATTATTACTTAgtcgatttttatcctgcctttcttccaaggggCTCAAGGCAGTGTACATCGTTCTCCCcttgtccattttatcttcacaacaatcctgtgaagtaggttaggctgagagagagagagagagagagagaggcccggTTATCACCCATGCAAATTTCATGGCAGAATGTGGATTTGAAGCTGGATTTGCCAAATCCTTAtcaaacactctaaccattagacaatgctgacctttaTTCTCTGCGAGTGGATCATCCCGCCTTTCGATGTTAAACTTTCAAGGTAGCTCGTGAAAGCCTTAAAACAAttaataagaacaacaaaataacaaaaaaagcAGGAAGGTTTAAAAAATCACCTTATAGATGTGGCACAAAGCACGTTGATAATTAAAAGCTTGGGGAAATAAAATTGGCTGGGCTTTGCACCCAAAAGATAATGGAGCAGTCACCTAGCACATATCTCTGGGGAAGGTATTCCACAACTGGGACTTCCCCacagaaaaggccttggctctAGTCTTTGTCGGCCTAATTTCTGAAGTCAGGGTCACCTCCTCTAGAGATGATTTTAAATGGCAGCGACCTTAACATGGCCCAAGTTCTTGGATATAGTGTTGACAGGAATAAAAGCTTTTCCAGATCTAGCTAATCTTAAATCAGTACTCTAATTAATTATGGAATTATGTCACAGGGACTTTTTCCAAGGTATGTACTTTACTGCTCTGATTGCCATCGTTTTTAGCTGTGTGATCCATAggcttgccagccttcaggtagtggttggagatctccaggaattacaatgggtctccaggccacagagatcagttcacctggagaaaatggctactttggggggtgactctatggaattgtgccatgccaaggtcctttccctccccaaaccccactttctccaggtttctccccccagatctccaggaattttgcaacttggagctggcaaccctagtgatccaccttcagtctcagagAGACAAACAGATTGTAAATGAACTAAGtgaaaaaataaatcaataaataatcagATACTGTATATTGTGTATCTTATACAGAACTAGATCCTGTCTGATTTCTTAAATCATGAAGTTTTGTCTTCTGTGCAGCAATCCCACTGCCTCAGATGTCAGTGAGACAAAATGGCCTCTCTACAACCCTACAGAGCAGAACTTCTTTCGCATAAGCACGGAACCACCTCAGGTCATGAAGCCATCCCCTGCGCGCCACTGTGGTTTCTGGAAGGCGCTCTTATCAGAGGCATCAAAACCAAGTGAGTTGAGGCCCTGAAAGggccggggggcaggggggagccaTTCCCCAAGGTAGAGATTCCTCACAATTTACAGGAAATTGTGGCCATAAACTGTGGTTGAATTGGAATCTTGGTCAGCCTGGAGATGATAGTTAACCGCTGAGGCCATTCTGAAATTGCTTAGGATAGCAAGTCAGCTGAGCCTCTCCACTGTAACTCCTGCACCAAAACTGGGCAATGCCAGAGGCATGTCAGGGGGAAGAGCGGGACTTGGTCTCTGTCCCCTTTGCCTTGCAAAACACTCCACCTCATACAGGACACCTTCCCCCCAGTGAGGCTAGAGCTCTTATCTGGGAGgccttgtgggtttccacttgtGGCAGCCTTCCCCCAGGGGAGCTACATTATTTATTACAGTTATTATTTGTATCTTgccatttctccccaatgaggaccccaacagcttacattattctcctctcctccattttatcctcacaacaatcctgtgagataggttaggtggagtgtgtgtgactggcccaaggtaacccagaaaggcagagtggagatttgaaccttcattcccagatcttaatccactgctctaaccactatactacacacATGTTCTTAGTTTATCTGTACTTCCTTCTCTACCAACGGGTTATCAGTTTGCAAAAGGGAATTCAAACCCACATATGCAGAGCATGATCCATTATAGGGCTTTTAGGGGGCATGCCACATTTCTTGATGCagttgaataacaacaacattcgatttatatactgcccttcaggacaacttaatgcccactcagagcagtttacaacgtatgccattattatctccacaacaaaacaccctgtgagatgggtggggctgagagagctccagagagctgtgactagctcaaggtcacacagctggcttcaagtggaggagtggggaaccaaaccctgctctccggattagagtccagcactcttaaccactacaccaaactggctctcagtttgtgtTCTTTACTTCTGCTCTTCTTCTGTTTGGTGGAGtgataaaatttatttatttcatcataTTTGAGACAGAGGTGTACGGGCATTGCCATGCATCAGATTGCTCCTTCCATATAGGGTAAATCTCTGAGTGTCATTGGTGTGCTGCCTTGTGATTGGCCAGTGTAAATGGTGTCATGAAGGACTCCAGTGCTACACTCGCCTTTCCTTGGGATTAAGTCCTTTAATATatattaaaagaccaactagctACACTACAAGAAGCTGGCTTCTTGGAGCCTACATTGCTCCCCAGAATTGCAAGCTGAGAACTATCTACTGTTTATCTTTGAATTCAGCCAACCAACAGGGGATTCTCGGCTTCTGGGAGCTCTCATTACTACCCGAAATTTTTGAGCTAAGAGCTGTCTGCTGCCTGTGTTCGAGTTTCATTGCAACACAGTGAACCTTGGACTTATACGGGACACTCCTATATATTTAATACTGGAAGTGTAACATGGGACTGAGCACTTTACAATGAATGAGTCCTGTAATTGTTTTGTAATTATTGTGTAACATTGTAACATGTATGAGCACTGGCACTTTATTACTAAATGTGATTAGACACACCTAGTAGTGTATGTGGGTTCTTAGGGTGATTCCCTGGTTGTAGTTACTAGTTGCTTTTGGAACCCCTCCTTCTTGTAATTAACTTTATACCTTTGTTACCAGCTTTGGGACCTGAGATACTCAGGAGAAAGGCCCGGTGTATAAATGCTGTAATTAATTAAATGCAAATTTGTGGTGCCTCATCTTGGCTAACATTGGTCATCATAATAAGTCATGCTGTTGAGCAAGCAACAGTTTTGTTTGCCATGTGATACACATTTGCTTCCGGATATCTGGTCCAATTCAGTGGGAATCTCATTTTCCTGCCCTTTTTCTTGCCACAGATCAGCTTCCAAAAGATTCTGTTCTCTCCAGTCCAGAAGACAATAGGAAGCGAGAACTGTGATTTGAGCATTTACATGAGGATGGAGAAAAAGAATTATATGAACTTGGGAGGAAGAAGTCTGAAGAGTGGACAACAGAAGAAATTTTAGTTTACacctttgttcttttcttttcgaTTCAGAGTGGATTATATTAGATTTTATTTACTGATTTTAGAGAATAAAATCACCTTATTTTCAGGCACAATTGACTCTACATTCACATAACAAAATTAACTTAATCTCCCGACCCTTCATTCGGCCACAGTGCCTCTGTGTTTTTGCCCTTCTTGCATTTGATTTGATTAGGAAGACTGTGTACAACTGTCAACACGCTGGATTGTGTTGAGAACAAGCTTGGCTTGCACAGGGACTTGAGATGAGACGGAGGACTTCCTGGTTTACGAGGTCCCTAGATTTAACCACCCTGCGTTGTGATATATAAATTTGAATGGTCCAACAAACTGGTGCTTATCTGCAGCTTAACCCTGGATTGGAATCCCACTTTGTAGGCAAGAAACAGAGGAAAAtagattattttaaataatatggAGAGGGCATTTAGCACAGtgagggttgccatctccaactTGGGCAATGTGTGGTGATTTGGAAGCGGTTCCTGGAGAAGGTAGAGTTTGGcaatgggagggagctcagtaagGATGTAATacttctgccctctgaagcttcctccaggggaactcatctctgcagTATGGTGATTGGCTGTCatcccaggagaactccagccccacctCAAGGTTGATAATAACCCTAAGCACAGCCTCACAGTTGTCACTGTTCCTTATCGATTCTCACCATTTCTTGTGGTTGCATCGGTGGAGTCCGGGAGGGTCTTCCATAAGACCCAGTGCAAACCAGCCCAGGATGTGCCTTGCACATGAGTTAACTGGCGGAGATATTTAGTCTTGGAATTGGAAAGAGAGCTGGGGGAATTTCAAATATGATTTCCAAGAAGGGACCCAACACTGGACAAACACTGTTGTTTGTCCAAGGGTGCTTAACATCTGCAGCTAACCCATTCGTGAGCCAGCCAATGATACCACTGTACTGAAAAAACTTTCTGTAGCTGCTTGTATTACAGGGACAAATTGCCCCTCATCTCTATCCAGCACTCGGCTGCCAAAAACCGTTCCCCAATTTTGTTGGTCTAACCATGTGAGGCCCTTCCTTAAATttggcttctcttcagatggaCCCCCCACAGTGGGCACCATTACAAGAGCTTACCAAAGGCCTACAGTGGGCAGCTGCCTCTGCTCCCATGGCAGCTTATCTGGAAATTTGTTGCACAGAACCACCTTTTCAAGAAATTGTGTTTTTAAAGCCCTCTCCAAATCAGCAATGAAACCATGTTGGGGAGGTCAGCCCCCTCTGGAAACTCTTTGTCTTCAGATAATCTATTTTAATTTCACTGATACTGCTGGCTTCCATTTTCAAAGCATGGCTTTTTTTCGGTGCTTGGTTGCTTCAGCCTGCTCCACCTGCCTTTGCCTGGATCCATGGAAAAGAGGTTTCTAAGTGATGCAGGCTTCATGATTCCATATAAGGGGCATTCTTATCTACTAAAAAGAAAGTCATTTGCTACCTGGAAGATCTCGGCTGACACTGATAGCTCAAGGGAAGATGGGACCAACAACTGGAgctgaaggaaggagggaaagcacaGCAGTTTTTGGCAAAGGCCTAGATCAGGCCACCTTGACTAGGTGTGGATTGCTATAGAGCCAAAAAGGTCAAGTAGTTTGGGGAAATTGACAGGAAGCCTCATGTGACATTTGATAGCTCCAAGTAGAGTGTGTAATCAGCTGACACCTCACCTCATAGCTAATTAGTATAAAAACTGCAGCTTGGAAGAACAATGTGTCATTTGCACTCTGCAAATGCTCAGAAGCCAGTCTGACAGAACAAAGGTTGCAAAAATGGTTTTTCTAGCTAGCTTCAATATTGCCAACAAGGGGACTGCCAACTGGCACATTAATAAGGAGTAGCCAACAGAAGAGGTGCCTCCTCCCCCATTTTTCCCATTTAGGAGTGTCTCATCAGCAATGGACTCACAGAAATTTCCaagaatcagcctggaatgggaggAGCCTGATGGAGCTTAAATGATGAAGGATTCCCTTCCTTGGCACGGACTTGATCTGATATGAGAAGAATTCCAACGAAGCATCCGCAGAGAttctatgggggtgggggaaagaagggCAGTTGTTTTGGCTTAGCAGAAGAAAAAATGGCTTCACAAACATGCCAAAAGGATGGAAACTGAAATCTTTCCTTTTAATTCACAGTTGCCTTGGTAAAGTTTAGACTTAAGGAAGGAGGATTATGTTTATCACTCATTTCATTTTCCCTTTGTTGCAGCCAAGTGAAACCAAATATTTGCTTTTTTGTGTGAATTTTGTGTTATTGGAATGATTCTGCACCTACATAAAAAGCCTTGTCTTGATCCATGCTACCCTCAGAAGCCACAGGAAAGTCCTGGAGTTCTTAATTTGAGGAAGTCTTTAAAGACAAAAAGGAACTGGTAGCTGGTGTGTCAAGGCCTCCAGTGATGGAGCTCCCTTTCTCCCTATGGGGCTCCCTTTcgcacaggcctgccgaccggagcTTTCTTCTAGCTAAAAtttccactagggggcgcacttCCACCGACCACGCATGTGCGGCTCTTCCCGCCAATACAGACATCCGGCGGAAggcgccccctcaccctcagtttctcctgtgcCGCCGACCCCCAAAAACCTGTAGGAGGAAcatagcagggcaggagggagggtatgtgtgtctgcacagaagacgtcaatgaacagcagttacggtaagcgaaactctgttttcattgtccgtcttctgtgcatccccacatgggagactcataAGCCACTTACCAGGAGGTGGGTATGTTCTCTTACTGGAAAAGCGATTGAAGCACAGCGTGACCCGCAGCAGCCTCCCTGCGCTCCAGCGTATCCAGGGTGTAATGTTTGGCAAACGTCTCAGTTGAGGACCAGGTAGCCGCCCTGCAAATGTCCCGAATGGGAATCCCCTTCAGAAAGGCCGCTGAAGAAGCCTGGGCCCTAGTAGAGTGGGCCCGCGCCTCCAATGGGCAATCCACCTTAGACTGTGAATAACAAGTCCTGGCTGCCATCGTCACCCACCGAGAGATCGTCTGTGGGGTAGCAGCCTTACCCTTAGGAGGACCAGCATAACAAAGAAGCAATTGAGTCACTTTCCTAAAAGGGCGGGTTCTCTGAAGGTAGAAGAGTATCGCCCTCCGCACGTCCAGAGAGTGCAGTGAACGCTCCGCAATGTCTGACGGAGTGGGAAAAAACACAGGTAAAATAATGTCCTGGGACATGTGAAATTCTGCGATCTCCCTACATCGGTTAGGAGCCATGTCCAGACCCCAAGCCTAAGATAAAGGCATAGCTAACTGAACCAACTTTCAGCCATCAAAGCCCAGCAAGAGGGGCGCAAATAATTAAAGTGGAAGTGACCTAATGGCATGAGACACTTGCAGCTGAATCAGGCCCCTCCAGCACTGACCAGCCTCCACTTGTGAACCAAGCTGGTCCAGATAAGATAATGGGATGGAATGTTACTTGGCCGACCTTGGGTGCCTCAACTCCCCTTCTTAGTGGTTTCAAAGGCCCCCTGCACCTGTGACAGATAACAAACGTTGAGATGTCCTTGGAAATGAGATAATTTTTTCTGCTAATGCTTACCCAAAGATTTTAGCTGAAAAGCTTTGCAAGACTCTGGTCAGGGGGACATAAACTTTTACCATAACCtaggcccaaaacaggcctgttctCCATAGGACTGGGCAGACCAAATCCACACACACGTatgtagggttaccaatctctgtgcagagcctggagttctcctggaattacacctgatctccagactgcaggaaatggcagctttggaagctgGACTCGATGGCAACACATCGCTGCTAAGAaagttccttcccctccccaaactcaaatctccaggagagACGCATGTTCTGAAATTTTGTGCTTCCTAGCACCTCTAACCCTGATTTGTGCAGGGTCTGTGGCATGTGGAGCAAGAGTATTTagtccttccccccttcccaccaTTTTTCCAAAGCAGGTCTACTGGGAAGTTAGACCCATTTGATTCAGCAGGGCTTATTCCCAGAAAAGCCTTCTGAAGAGTGCAGCAGCCTCGGTTTAGCCAATTTCACAGGATTATttgtttattcacttcatttataccctgcattttcccccagtgggggggacaatcctctgttttatcctcacaacaaccctatggggtagattaggctgatgAA
Proteins encoded in this window:
- the LOC129328319 gene encoding cholinesterase-like; translation: MICLLLWFLSFPVLSRLEPKSSTEDDTIVVTRSGSVRGKYLPAGSRTVTAYLGIPYAEPPSGKLRFQKPVPRKSWSHILEATSFGNSCHQIVLSNFPDAEIWTANTPRSEDCLFLNVWVPHPRPSTPAAVLVWIHGGGFSAGTTSLVAYNGAFLAATENVIVVSMNYRLGALGFLSLPPAAPGNVGLWDQQLALRWVRENAAAFGGDPTRITISGQSAGGAAAGYHLLSPGSQPLFDRAVLQSGTAIAPWAWVSPEEAKKRALALAQQMGCAGDEDTAIVSCLQGKEAEEFQKVVDPKAILSPPFIPTTDGEFLPDDPQALLESKHFHSKPIMIGATSDDGSIFVFYAGSFLHTSNDSLLTWEQLLEGLKLYIPNATDDFIQAIAARYSKEEPEGPARYRSAMSQACGDYMFVCPENEVATKITKSGSPVYAYTFTHRSIGSVWPEWLGSMHGSEIPYLFGTLTLLMGTNETHTGAELALIPRVMRYWAEFARSGNPTASDVSETKWPLYNPTEQNFFRISTEPPQVMKPSPARHCGFWKALLSEASKPNQLPKDSVLSSPEDNRKREL